In one window of Kosmotoga pacifica DNA:
- the udk gene encoding uridine kinase gives MLVAIVGGSGAGKTSVAMKIKEHFGKSADILSMDDYYKNLEPGVDPREFNFDSPKAFDFELFVDHLKALKTGKEIQTPIYSMVTYRRESGISKSFFPRPLILVEGILVLYNKELRKLFDFSVYIDAPADERLIRRIERDTRERGRSIESIITQYRKFVAPAFKTFIEPQKYFCDIVLPDGVQNTVGLKVIINAIENMLKSNR, from the coding sequence ATGCTTGTTGCGATCGTAGGTGGTAGCGGTGCAGGAAAAACTTCTGTTGCTATGAAAATCAAAGAGCACTTCGGTAAAAGTGCTGACATTCTTTCCATGGACGACTATTACAAAAACCTTGAACCCGGGGTCGATCCACGAGAGTTCAACTTTGACAGCCCCAAAGCCTTCGATTTTGAACTTTTTGTAGATCATTTGAAGGCCCTCAAGACCGGGAAAGAAATTCAAACACCGATATATAGCATGGTGACTTACAGAAGGGAATCTGGAATATCTAAATCATTCTTTCCAAGACCATTGATACTTGTCGAAGGTATTCTTGTTCTTTACAATAAAGAACTCAGAAAGCTTTTTGACTTTTCTGTATATATTGATGCACCTGCCGATGAAAGGCTTATAAGGAGAATTGAAAGAGACACAAGGGAAAGAGGTAGGTCCATAGAAAGCATAATAACCCAGTACAGAAAATTCGTTGCTCCAGCTTTTAAAACTTTCATCGAACCCCAAAAGTATTTCTGCGATATTGTTCTTCCAGACGGTGTTCAGAATACAGTCGGATTGAAAGTCATAATCAACGCCATAGAAAATATGTTAAAATCTAATCGCTGA
- a CDS encoding BMP family lipoprotein: protein MKLRIALVLSLVLLIALPVMALKVIMVTDVGGLGDKSFNDGTWEGIVRAADFLGIEKEVVQSHEMADYIPNLSNAAKEADIVFAVGFMMTDALFKVAPQFPDTYFIGIDIVPPEGAEANNVATYIFKEQEGAFLAGYLAAAMTKTNIVGFIGGIPIPPVERFRYGYEAGIRVYEELHGKTIEILRGYTMDFNDPKKGKDLALAQFAEGADIVFHASGACGNGVIEAAAEKGEGFFAIGVDADQDYMAPGRVLTSAMKRVDMASYQAVLSVALGTFTPGLHILGIKDEGVGISPMKYTKDIVPKSVLKDLEFLKEEIKKGTLVVPDTQEALDAFEVPEITLP, encoded by the coding sequence ATGAAGTTAAGGATTGCTTTGGTTCTCTCACTTGTTCTGCTCATAGCGCTTCCTGTTATGGCGCTGAAAGTGATTATGGTTACCGACGTTGGAGGTCTTGGTGACAAGTCTTTTAACGATGGAACTTGGGAAGGTATTGTGAGAGCTGCAGATTTCCTTGGTATCGAAAAGGAAGTTGTTCAGTCTCACGAAATGGCTGACTACATTCCCAATCTCTCCAACGCTGCTAAAGAAGCTGATATCGTCTTTGCCGTTGGTTTCATGATGACAGATGCCCTTTTCAAGGTTGCCCCACAGTTCCCCGACACATATTTCATTGGCATCGATATCGTTCCACCTGAGGGAGCAGAAGCCAACAACGTGGCGACCTACATTTTCAAAGAGCAGGAAGGTGCATTCCTCGCAGGTTACCTGGCTGCCGCTATGACAAAGACAAACATTGTGGGTTTCATCGGTGGTATACCGATACCCCCTGTTGAGAGATTCAGATATGGTTATGAAGCCGGTATAAGAGTCTATGAGGAACTCCATGGTAAAACCATCGAGATCCTCAGGGGATACACCATGGATTTCAACGATCCCAAGAAAGGTAAGGACCTAGCGCTCGCTCAATTTGCCGAAGGCGCCGATATCGTCTTCCACGCTTCTGGTGCCTGTGGTAATGGTGTGATCGAAGCGGCTGCTGAAAAAGGTGAAGGATTCTTCGCCATCGGTGTCGACGCTGATCAGGACTACATGGCTCCTGGAAGGGTTCTCACCAGCGCCATGAAGAGAGTCGATATGGCTTCTTATCAGGCCGTTCTCAGCGTTGCTCTTGGAACTTTCACACCTGGTCTCCACATCCTCGGTATCAAAGACGAGGGCGTAGGAATAAGCCCGATGAAATACACCAAAGACATCGTTCCAAAGAGTGTTCTTAAAGATCTTGAATTCCTAAAGGAAGAAATCAAGAAGGGTACGCTGGTTGTTCCAGACACTCAGGAAGCACTCGATGCCTTTGAAGTTCCTGAAATCACACTTCCCTGA